In Lolium rigidum isolate FL_2022 chromosome 3, APGP_CSIRO_Lrig_0.1, whole genome shotgun sequence, the genomic window TTGCCTGGTGAGGCAGCATTGTTTCCTCATGGACAACTACCATTTATTATTTTTGTTGCCAAAGATTGTCAGTAGGGTGGACCGTGTGGTTGAGTCGACTCGTGTTATCGGATACATTCAACAATGATATATTGTACAACGACGAGGGGCAACAAATTATTATATTATTAGGAAACTCAGTACATACATGATGGGCCGATTACACCAATATTTAGCTAATTTTTCTGCCATAGTTATGACATTCTGGAGGTTCGGTTAATTAGGATGACCATAGCAGCAACTGCAAGCAGTATGAGTATAACAAGCAGAAATTGTGTTTCACGAATGGCTCGACTAATGTGCTCTAAGCTTCCACCATTCAGACGGTGCAGAAGAATAGCCCTTTTAATTCCTGGGACAGCAACCACATGTAGACTCCGTATTCATGCTCGCTCTTGATGAAATTGCATGACCGATCGGTCGGTGACGGAATCTGCATGATGATTGGGAGAAAATTAGCTATGCAAGTAgtagatccataaaaagaataagAGATTAGGCTTGAGAAGGGCAAGAACAAAAACGAAATGGAAGGTAGGTAGATTGGCAGCGTGAGCTTACGGTAGTGAAAGGGCACTTGTAAAATCTTTGTCGTAGTGTAGCCGGAGCGAGAGAGACGAATGTATGGATCTTAACTCGACGGCATTCAGGGCAAGTAATTACGGGGTAGGAAGGAGGTGGGATTCTATGGTTGGCGTTATCGGTCTGGGAATTCATTCTTGTTGGGTAGAAGATTGGATCAGAGAGGGAGCCTATATGATCTATGTGAGAGGTACGGTTCTAGAGTATGGGGTGTAAATAAAAACCTAGATTCCTTATAAATATATTGCTAAAGAGTGAGGGGATAAGAAGGAATCTGTAGGAACACTATGGGAAGCGCGTGTGGGTTGCAACACTATGGGAATCGTGCATGCTCAGAAATGTGGTGGGGGCTTTTGATTTGACATTGTTTTTGCTGACTTTTGACATTGCCTGGCAGTACATGAAGTGCTAATCTATATTCTACTACCCACTTGCAGAACAGCTGTACAAAAAGGTTATAGAAAAATTGCGCTGTGTACTGTttatcatcttcaacctctggatCGAGCTAGCTGTAGCCAGTGTTTATGTTATGCTGCATTCGGTGGATCTGTGTGCAAATGGGTAatggcatgttttttttttttgagatcaatAGGCTGCATATATTAGGCACACTCCGATGCCAAAAGAGTCACAATACATCCTGGCGGGGAACCCAGCCATGAATTACACAAATTATTACTACAGCCTAATTTAGCTAAGCAATGCGCCACTCCGTTACCAGCTCGACGCACATGATTGACCGAGTGATCCTCGAAGCCATTAAGCAGAGTTTTTATTTCCTCCAGAACCGGACCGTATAGAGACCGATCCAACTCCCTACTCCTAAGCTTTGATACCACACTCAGTGAgtctgtctccaagcacacttttgCCACTCCCATATTCCTTGCTAGCACCAGCGCCTTCTTGCATGCCGCCACTTCCGCGCCCTCAAGATCCGCAACAGAGGTCAAAAAATGGCTAGCTCCTGCCAAGAACTGACCATGGTGGTCCCTAAGAACCACACCGCACCCTCCATTACCCCTCTCCGATAAGAACGCTCCGTCAGCATTGACTTTGTGCCACCCCTCCGCTGGTACTTGCCACCCTTCGGTCGGCTTTACTGGTTTTGGAACCTGTAGGGGTTTTAGTCCTGCCCACTCGTCCACCAAGAAAATTACCCGCCGGGCAACATCCAGAGGATCTATGATCGGCGTCCCATCCCTCGTCTCATTCCTTGCTAGCCAGAGCTGATACAAGGCCATCACTGCCAAGGCGAGCTCCTTATCATGCAGTTTGCCCAACCAATCCAGACACCAACCACGCAGCTCCCTCGGTGTGTGCACATGGGAGGGAGGGGCAGCCAGCGCGAGGCCCGTTTCTTCTCTCAGCAGgctccaaaaacgagcagaatgagggcatctccaaaaCCTGTGCATAAGAGACTCCTCCCGATTACACACAGCACACAATATCCCTTGCTTGATGTTCCTACGCTGCAGCTCGTCGCCTACAGCAAGCCCATTCTCCATTAGCCTCCACACATGAACTTTAGCTTTCCCCGGTACATCAGCCGCCCATAGAGCCAACCAGCCCCTATGTTGGTCACACGATGATGAGGAGGTCGCCTTATCTCTCTGGCTCCGCTTCAGTTGCATCTTGAGATGGTAGGCTGACTTTACCGAAAATAACCCGTTTTTGGTGTAGTTCCATGCAGAATAATCACTGGTGCCAGCACGACCCACGGGTATCTTCACAATGTCAGTCACATCCGCCTCATAGAAGCACTCATTTAGCTTCGCCAAATTCCACCCTCTACCATCAGGGAGGAGAAGATCAGCCACCTTGGCCACCTCAGAATTTGGTCTAAGCCCCAGTGGGCGTTTTAGACCAGTGCGAGGGATCCAATTATCCTTCCAAACATCTATATCTTCCCCATCTCCAACTCTCATGATCAGACCATCTGCTAGGAGTTCTCTGCCATGCAATATGCTTCTCCACGTGAAAGAGGCAGCCTTAGGACAGCTTGCCGACATAAAGCATCCATTCTTGAAATATCTGGCCCGAAGCACTCTAGAGCACATGGATTCTGGGTTCGTCTGAAGCCGCCACGCTTGCTTAGCCAGTAGCGCCTGATTGAATACAGCGAAATTCCTAAAACCCATCCCGCCTCCCCTCTTCGGCACACTCATACGATCCCAGCTGATCCAGTGCACCTTCCGCTGCCCGTCCGCCGCGCCCCACCAAAAACGTGCAGCAATAGATTGTAGTTGATTGCACATTTTATTGGAGAGGCGAAAGCAGCCCATCGGGTATGTCGGGACCGCCTGCAAAACTGATTTTATAAGCGTTTCCTTTCCCTCCATTGATAAACCCTGCCCTTTCCATCCATGCACCTTATTCCATGAACGATCCGGAAGATGTTTAAAGGCTCCATCCTTGGCTCTCCCGACCAGTGTCGGTAAGCCCAAATACCTCTCTGAGAGCGCCTCACATTGTATCCCTACAATATCCTTGAGCTCTTGCTTAGTCTCCGCTGCACAACCTTTACCAAAGTAAACAGATGACTTCTGCAAATTTACTCTCTGCCCTGACGCCGCCTTATAATCCTGCAGAATTCCCCGTAGTGCATTGAGGCTTGCGTTGCTCGCTTCCAGAAAAACAATACTGTCATCGGCAAACAGGAGGTGAGTAATAGTAGGTCCACCAGTCCCAAACGAAACCCCCTCGACGACCTTCTCTAGCTGTGCTTGCTTCAACAGAGCGGAAAAACCCTCAACACAAAATAGAAAGAGATATGGTGAGATTGGATCTCCTTGCCGCAGCCCCCTTGTTGGAAGAAAACGATCTGAAGTCTCCCCATTCAGCTTCACCGAGAGCCTCGCTGAACAAACACATCTCATAACCATCGACACCCAACGCCTTGAAAAGCCCATGCTCAACATCATTTGCTCTAGGAACCTCCACTCCACCCTGTCATAGGCCTTCATCATGTCAAGCTTTACCGCACACAAGGGCCGCTTCCTTTTCCTCTTCCGAATAGCATGCACACACTCATACGCGATAAGCACATTATCCGTGATAAGCCTGCCGGGGACAAAGGCGCTCTGTTCTTCCGAGATCAGAATTGGAAGAACTCGCTTAAGCCTATTCGCCAGGACCTTTGACGCTATCTTATAAAGAACGTTGCATAGACTGATCGGGCGGAATTGAGTGAGCAGCTCAGGTAGCTTGACTTTGGTAATGGCATGTGGTATATAGAAAAATGTGTGTTCATGAAAGAGAAAAGAAGATTGACTATAACATTTTCATGACGAAGTGGCGAGGATAAAATAAATGTGTACTGAATGTTTTGGATGTAAGACTAACCGGTGTGAGACTGAAAGTTAGCGGTGAGTACGTGGACCAtggtacatgaaatataaaggtaGTACGCATGAGGATGTTAAATAAGGATATGAGCAACAAAAATCATGCTTGTTATTTCATTTACAAAAGGTTATTGCTTGAGAGGTGATAACAATGGGTGAACCAGACTACACATGTGTTTGATGAGGGGTGGGGGATTGTATAGGGTAGAAGAATTTACAGGGAAAGAGTGTGGTTCAGATCATGGGACCcattgtttgaattcaaaatgtGTAGGTCCGGTCGGTGGGGTCcacattttgaattcaaatgtagGGCCGGGGTGTATAGTGccaaccggggtccacattttgaattcaaatatgtgGGGTACCACTGGATTAGGTATGTAATGATGTAGGCTGAACGAAATTTGAAGATAACCAAAAAGGACTAATAGTGACACGTGTCGGCTGTTGAAGGCGTGCTCACATACCCATGTGATCACCGGGCTTCTTTTGAACTATGTAAACCTATTCCTAATAGATTGATACCAAAATAGCAGATCCAAATTATAAGAAATCCTATCGAAGCTACAAGTGCAGAATTCGTACCCTTCCAATTTAGGTTTGTTCTACTATGTAATTAAATTGCAAATATGGTTCAAGTAATAAATGCCCAAGTTTCCTTAGGATCCCAATTCCAATAGGACCCCCACGCGTCATTAGCCCAGTCGAGCTGCCGCTTGTCTGCTTTCCGCACTGCTTTCCGCTGGTGGGGCGGCGAGCTGCTGCTTCTTGGCTCCAGCCATTGAGGCGGAATAGTTGTCAGGTCGCCGCCGGCTACCTTATAGCCTGTTGCTGGGTGCGGATCAAATGGTGCCGCCACAAGAGGGAGGAGGCGAATAGCACACCAGATAGATTTCTGAACTCATAATTCAAACCTGGCCCTCGCGACTGTCCAAATGCCATAGAGTATCGAGCTTTGGACGTCGCCACCCTACCACCTCACCCACGCTTCATGGCCTCCCCTGTCGACCAATACCTCGACACCCTACAACTCGCCTCCAGCTAGTTGCTTCGATCTACTGGGTGTTTCCCATCGCAGCCATCTGCTGTTAATTAACCCATCATCAACGATGTTCAAGGACCAATAGCATGTGCCATCGATCGATCATTGCATCCTTTAATTAAGCTAAGCTGATCAAGCGGCCATAATTTACATTTTCCATGTCTTATGGATGGCTTGATCCTCGGCTAGCGATCCTCTAATTAAGCTAAGATGATCAAGCTGCAATAATTTACCTTTTACATGTCTTATGGATGGGTTGATCCTTGGCTGCCACGGGCTCGAGACTCGCCAAGAGGAAGAGAACTGGAGGGTTATTTGGTGAGTTGGgtttctcttttattctaaacaaTCTTGCAGCAAGACAATACCCATACTTCTAAATATTGATTAGTGGAGTGTATGTGGCGAGGATTTATTCCTTGGTATATTAACAATTATTGGTACTCCCTCCCTCTCACAAAAGTTGTTTTAAATTTGTCGAagttcagatgtatctagacactatgtaGTATatgtagatacattcaaatttcgaCAAATCTCAGAAAAGTTTCataagacggagggagtacttctttTGGTGGTATCCTATTTTTTCCTCTTTAATTATAATAAATATCTTATACTCGATTTGTCCAACATGAACCAACTAGAAATATTAGTATATGATGCCTTTTATGACTTCGTTTTCCTTGACCATTTTCATGGCTGCATTTTTCAAATTGTTCAATGTTCAACTACAATCATTCGTGTCACTCAGGTAGCAGTTTTGCAGGATATGTTACACTATTATAATTTGACCGAGCGACAAAATTACACTATTACAATTTTACCCAGAGACGAAAGAGTTCAAACCTTAGAAAATTACACTATTACAATTTTACCGAGAGACGAAAGAGTTCAAACCTTAGAAGATATTTGCGTTGAAATGAATTATTTTGTTATTATGCTAAGATTGTGCGTTATTTTTGCAGGCGTTGCTACAAATATGCAGAGGGATAAGATGTACAGTGACCTCCCAATCTGCAATTTAATTTAGTGGTTAGATCTTTCTTCAATTGACACTGCACAGCTACGAGGTTTGCAGATGTATATATCCACAGGGCTTTAGACATCAGATGGTGTTGGTGTTGAGAGAGATTGGCttcatttttgttgtaatagttagATTTGGGAAAGGTATTGCAAATTGTTCATATGGGGAAAGGCTAGAGTTATGGTTTCTCAAGGTGTCTTCATAGTAAATGATTGGTGCCATCTACCGTGGTCATATATTTGGTTCCGAGGTCTACACTGTAATTCAGATTAAAATCAAGGCCATCATGGTTGGTCCATCGACAGCCGAGCAATGGGTGCATGCTTATAATTATTATTTGGTGAGTTGGatttctcttttattctaaacaaTCTCGCAGCAAGACAATACCCATACTTCTAAATATCGATTAGTGGACTGAATGTGACGAGGATTTATTCCTTGCATATTAACaacgctactccctccgtcccatgaggGAGGATTTATTTCTTGGAATATTAacaatgctactccctccgttccatgaaggttgtctgagatttttcaaaatttggatgtatatagatactatttagtgtctagatacatctaaattttgataagtcTCAGACAACCTCGTGGGACAGAGCGAGTACTACTTTTGGTGGTATCCTATTCTTTCCCCTTTAGTTACAAAATCTTATATTCGATTGTGGCGAGGATATTCCTTGGAATATTAACAATTAATGCTACTACTTTTGGTGGTATCCTATTCTTTCCCCTTTAATTACAATATATTATATTCGATATGTCCAACACAAACCAACTAGAAATATTAGTATATGATGTTTTtttatgaatttatttgatcctcaATTGTCCTCATGGCTGTCGTTCATGGTATAAATACATGTCTCCTTCACAACACTTCAACGTGACAGTACCAAATCCAGCAACTCCCTTAACTACATAGGTAAATACATTATCTTGGACTACATACATCCTTCCTAACCCGTATGTCGATAATGTTATTCCTTCTTATTATGCTGACATAGTGCCATGGTCATGACTCATGTACTCTTGATGTGGCCCTCGGACAAATTCTTGACATCGACAAAGATGCTTCATTTGGAGTATATATTGTTTGCCTGAATTATTGTTTCTGTCATCCCTGTCATGTAGAAGCCATGCTAATTTGCACTGGTACAAACGTTCGAAATATGCAGATCAAGTCATAATTTAGGTTGATATATTCTTATGCTTTTCTTATCACTGTCAAATAACATATTTCATGCTTTCAACCTTTGAGTAATATTCTGATGGTAAAACATCGATTGGCCTCCGGTCAAGCTTGCAGGCTATTGCATATTTAGCAACAGGTCTTCCAATACATGAGATGTGGAACAAAATATTAATACGCCCACACTACAATATTTTAATGTATAACTGGAACACTTTTAGGTTACTATGCTTTAATAGAAGGAGGCTGTAATGTTTGGAGTTTAGATTATACTTTGTTTCACTGTGTTTTACAGGTTTGTGGTAGTTGTACCACTGCTATTTCTACAATTCAAGGGGTGTTTTATTTACTATCTCCTCTCAAATTTATATAACGTGTTTTTGTCGGTTGCCTCTTCATTCTAAACCAATTTTGTGCAGTACACGCCAGTAGTAGTGTAGGCTAGAAACTAGTGTCTCTTGTATTGCCAAACTTTTCTTGCATCTTGCAATTAATTAAGTCAATGCCAACGTTTAAACCGACTATATACAGAAAAAAGTCACCACAACGGGTGCGGCGTGCCAGCTCCTAGAGTATCCCATGGACAAGAAGCACTAATAAAAAAGGATACAACATTTAGTAGGGTTGATCAACTGACCAGTTCATGAGGCATATGTATCCAATTATGTTCTTCACACGCCGAGCCTGCTTTTCAGTAGCTCTAAAGAACAAAGTATCATCGGCAAAAAGAAGGTGAGAAAACCCCGGAGATCTTCGGCACACCTTAATTGGGGTAGATATAATTTTGTTTAACCTGATTTTTGTTGTTATAGCCAGTGATGATGCAATATTGTCGAGTGCACCGCGGCGAGGATCGTAGGTGCCTTATTGACAAATAGGAGCTTGCAGCGCATGTGAGATCATTCATTAGTTGTTGTTCTAATAGTGTTTTACAAGGTTTTACGAAATCAAACTAATTTATTCATTGTATCGTGCTTCATGTGTTGTGCTTCCACATATTTCCTTTGTGAAGTATTGTTATGAGACTGAAGTTTGTTTCTGTCGCATCACATATCGCTAAGGAATTCACACTGAAAAAATAGTGTGCTTCCATCGATCAAGGAATGCTTTCGATCAAGGAATCCAGACCGAAAATATAGTGGATCCATCTAGTAGCCGATTCCCTAGCAGTACCCTTGGCTTCACACCATGTGTTCATTAGGAAGATTTTTAGTGGAGGACTACAGTATCGTTGATAGCTAGGCCACAACGGCCAAATATCGAAATCTCACTACTTTGGGATATAGTAGAACGCACCATTATTATACATTTATAGATCACTACTTTTTGCATGAGACCGACATGGCAACACCGACCCGGCGCCCACCCAAGTGCTCCCACGAAACACGCGTGACCGCGACGTGCCCAGATTCCGGCCCTAGCGTTTCTGTTTCTGGCCCTGTCGGTCTACTAAATCCCAAAGTAGTAAGAATTACAGATATATATTTTTCCGATAAAGAATTACAGATATTTCACACCATGTGTTTCTGGAAAGGATAAGAATTACAGATACGGAGCACGTGTACGTGGAGCATTCCTGGCATCCTGGCGCAGCGTTTCGCAAGGTTAAAAGGGAGGAGACGTTCGGCCGGAAGCACACAGCGCGCGGCGCACAACCTGGttagcttctgttttctcgctcaaGCTTGTTTCTCGCGAAGCAGCTGCTCGGGTTCGGAGGAGATGGCTGCCAATGGAGACGTCAACGGTGGAGAACGCAGTGCGGCAGCATTGAAGGACGTGCGCGCCATCCTGTTCAAGCAGTCCGAGTCCCTGGACGACTCGCTGTGCACGAAGATCGCCGGCGCCGACTTCAACGACGCCGGCCTTGGCCTTGCCGGGCTGCTCCGTTCGCTCGCCACCACTGGGTTCCAGGCGTCCCACCTCGGCGACGCCATCGACGTCGTCAACCAGATGGTAACCCTTACAAGTACTAGCTAATTCTCCTAATGGTTTTACCAACTGACAAACTAACTCTTCCTGCACTGTATTTTTGGCTGCTTTGAAGTTGGATTGGAGGCTGTCGCACGAGAAACCAAGAGAGGACTGTGACAAAGCTGAGCTGGACCCGAAATACAGAGAATCTGTCAAGTGCAAGATATTTCTTGGTTTCACTTCAAACCTCGTGTCTTCTGGTATACGGGATGTGATCCGGTTTCTAGTTCAGCATCACCTGGTGAATACTCCAACTctctatctcaaaaaaaaaaaatcgaaaacaaaataagtttaaattatcaaacttcatgcactagTCAAAGCAATCAAAAATCCGAACTGATATAAAGAAACAGtacaatccacttatacacttcaaaACAGCCCTCGCACGTATAACGGGAAAGATAAGTCAACATGTGTAGACTCGGAGGTATAGCACAAGAAGCATATACGTGGACCGGTGACTCGAAGGTATAACTCAAGAGGCATATAAACGTTTGCTCCGGTTATCATAAGAATCCTAAAAAGTACCAAAATATCTCCAGTTACCTAGTAACTACTAACAGTGCATATTGACGACTAATTTCCAAATCCATAGCTAATTAATTTTGAACAAAAAATATGTGTTCTTCAGGTGGATGTTATTGTTACGACTGCCGGGGGCATAGAGGAAGATCTCATAAAATGCCTCGCACCAATGTACCGAGGTGATTTTTCTCTATCTGGAACAATGCTGCACTCAAAAGGGCTGAACCGGATAGGAAATCTGTTGATGCCCAACAATAACTATTGCAAGTTTGAAAAATGGATCATGCCGCTCCTTGACAAGATGCTACTGGAACAATCTACTAAGGTAGTTACTTCTATCGGCTCATGAGATTGGCAACAACATgtttcaataataaaataatttttatatCATTTAAAATGTTCGAAAAGTGTTTCTGTATATGCCATGACCAAATCTCCCCACTAATTTGGAAACACCATCATATCATTTTTAAGCAGTTAGCTGAAATATTTTTCAATGTTATGGAAAAAACTATTTGTTGGAAGCAGTTCCCTAGTCAATGGAAACAATTCTTCAGTCTATATACATTGTCCATCATCTTAATGTTTTGCTTATCTTCTTCTATATCTTATTATTTGCAGAATGTTTGGACACCATCAAAGGTGATTGCTCGCCTCGGCaaagaaataaatgatgaaagctCCTTCCTTTACTGGGCACAGAAGGTAATATGCTTTTGACTACACATAAGTTTCTTACAAATGGTCAAAAGATCTACATGCCTATGTAAACGTCGATCACACAAAACTCtctgtaaataaataaataaactttggtttcttggTGAGGAACAATAATGAATACACCTGTTTTTGTTTTCATGCAAGACTGAAGTTACACTGTGCTGACTCGTTAAAATTGACCAGAACAATATCCCTGTATTCTGCCCAGCATTGACTGATGGATCAATTGGAGACATGTTGTTTTGCCATGCAGTTAAAAATCCTGGTCTTATTATTGACATTGTGCAAGGTAAGTTCCACTGTAATTTCTCTCTCGATGTGTTTGTATTTTCAAATCCTGATGTTTTCTGCAGATGTAAGGATGATGGATTGCGAAGCAATTAATGCAACCCCAAGGAAGACAGGGGCTATAATTCTTGGTGGAGGCCTTCCAAAGCATCATATATGCAATGCCAATATGCTCCGCAATGGTACAGATTATGCAGTCTACATCAACACAGCTCAAGAGTATGATGGTAGTGATTCAGGAGCACATCCGGATGAAGCAGTTTCATGGGGAAAGATCAATGGTTCGGCAAAACCTGTAAAGGTATATATACACACCATCACTGGTTtcagatttttatttttatttttgtggttTGTATACGGCTAGACTCTAGTACTAAAAAGTTCCACATATATATAAATAATTGGACATGCAGATTTATATTGCAATTGGTTTGCAAAGAAAATCCACTCATGATCTTGACCTGGCTTCTGATTTCCAAGCTGTCTTGATTTATCAGTTTGCTAGGCACCTGTTTTGCATTGCAGAATAGTGTTGTGCAATGATATCTACATCAGAAATTTGTTTTAGAGATCGAGCTAGCGGCGAATCTAGCCCATTTTACTAGGGTGGGGTAGACCTGATTTGGGTTACGTACTTTTACCTTATTTTCTATGAAATACGTATGCGCTAGGCTAAATCTTAGGGTGAGGCCGCCCCACATTTCGACCATGCTGGCACCGCCACAGTGAGCTACATGGAGCTagctttttcaaaatttgaaaaactcATTTCACggtttcaaaaaattctaaacaaaAATCCTTAATATAGATAATGATAGAGTCTACAAACATACAAAATCCCAATCCAAAATACCTTATATTCAGGGCTtaccaaaaatgacaaaatctggtaGAATTTGGAGGATTGAAATTTTGCACTGTTTCACAACTTTATATGCCAGATTTTGTTAGTTTTGTGCAGCTCAAAATACGGGTATTTCGAGTTGTGACTTTTTCAGGTTCGTAGAGTACACTATTTTCTAGATCTAGAATTTTTTTGAAACCTCAAAATGCAGTTTCTGTATAGTTCAAAAAACGAGCTATGTGTAGCTCGTGCTCCACACGATCTGCTGTCAACATATCCTATTGGATGATTGTTACTGCAACCTAACGTGTCAGCTTTTGGAAATGTAGGTCCACTGCGATGCAACCATTGCTTTCCCTTTAGTTGTCGCCGCAACATTTGCCCGTAAATTTCATGGCCTGGAATGAACCATCGAATTCCTGGCGGCGAAATGAGGACGTTGATCAATATGTTGTTTGCTATGATATTCCTTTTTATGTGGATGCCTATAACCTCAATGTAATCAAAGCTATAACCCATGTGGCATTACTAGTGTTAACACTCTTTCATATATCTGTGTAACTCTTACAAAATAAATCATCCCATGGCTATATGTGGATGACTTTGTACGCATTGAGAGGATATAAATAAGATGATCAAGTTTCGTTTCTCACTACCTCCGCTTTTGGAATGTTCCGACATttaattagtactccctccgtcccaaaaatgtaaggcgtctaagaatTAGTTAAAAGCCAAACCTTTCTAACTTTCACCAAATATTTAGagaaaaatatttacatctacaatatctaatggacacattaagaaaatatactttatggtgaatctattgatactgatttagtattgtaaatgtttatatttttgtatataaatttggtcaaacttaaatttttttgacttttaactaatccttagacgccttacattttgggacggagggagtagt contains:
- the LOC124704257 gene encoding deoxyhypusine synthase-like, with product MAANGDVNGGERSAAALKDVRAILFKQSESLDDSLCTKIAGADFNDAGLGLAGLLRSLATTGFQASHLGDAIDVVNQMLDWRLSHEKPREDCDKAELDPKYRESVKCKIFLGFTSNLVSSGIRDVIRFLVQHHLVDVIVTTAGGIEEDLIKCLAPMYRGDFSLSGTMLHSKGLNRIGNLLMPNNNYCKFEKWIMPLLDKMLLEQSTKNVWTPSKVIARLGKEINDESSFLYWAQKNNIPVFCPALTDGSIGDMLFCHAVKNPGLIIDIVQDVRMMDCEAINATPRKTGAIILGGGLPKHHICNANMLRNGTDYAVYINTAQEYDGSDSGAHPDEAVSWGKINGSAKPVKVHCDATIAFPLVVAATFARKFHGLE